The genomic DNA ATATCATACCTAAACTCCAAAAAACCTATTTTTAGAAATACTTCTAGGCTGGGGGATTTAGTATGCTATACAGGGAAGCTAGGAGACTCCTTAAAAGGCTTGAGAATTCTCCAAAACGGTGGAAATCTACCGAAAAATTCTCGTTTTAAAAGACCTGTTTTAAGAGTAAATTTTATGAAAAAAGCAGCACCTTTTATACACAGTGCTATGGATATCAGCGACGGGTTGGCTAGCGATTTACCAAAAATATGCTCTAAATTTGGAATCAAATTTAAAAATATACTTAGTAAAGATGAGTTCAGAAGCGGTGAAGAGTATGAACTTCTATTTACGGTGAGTAAAAAACATCTAAAACGTATGCAAAATGAAGCAAAAAAATGTAGACTTAAACTAAATATATTAGGAAAACTGATAAAAGGAAAATATAAATCATATGGAAAATACAGCCATTTTTAAACCGCTTTTAGGCACTACGCATTCGCCTATAAACGCGCATTTTAGTAAAAACGCAAGTGATTTTGTAGTTAGAGAAAACCCTCTTTATAGTTTTAGTGGAAGCGGTGAGCATCTCGTTGTTGAAATTCAAAAAAAAGGTATGACGACTTCCGAAGCCCTTACTGTTTTAAGCAGGCAAAGCGGAGCAAAAATGCGTGATTTTGGTTATGCCGGGCTTAAAGATAAAGAGGGTATGACAACACAATTTATTAGTATGCCGGCTAAATTTGAAAATGAAATTTCAAAATTCAGCTACGAAAATTTAAAAATCCTAAGTATAACAAAACATAATAATAAAATAAGAATCGGTCACTTAAAATCAAACAGCTTTTTTATTCGTCTCAAAAAAGTCTTAGGAAGTGAAGCTCTTAAACTTAAAGAGGCTTTAAAAACTATCGATAAAAACGGCTATCCGAATTATTTCGGTTATCAGAGG from Campylobacter fetus subsp. fetus includes the following:
- a CDS encoding thiamine-phosphate kinase, whose amino-acid sequence is MDKEQSIIDRFSHKLNGDDGAVVGKMVLSKDMFVENSHFKRKWLSAYEIGTKAMLVNLSDAVAMNATPKYALLGLGIPKNISNNYIYEICRGIKSAAKDFNVEIVGGDTIKSSEIIISLTIISYLNSKKPIFRNTSRLGDLVCYTGKLGDSLKGLRILQNGGNLPKNSRFKRPVLRVNFMKKAAPFIHSAMDISDGLASDLPKICSKFGIKFKNILSKDEFRSGEEYELLFTVSKKHLKRMQNEAKKCRLKLNILGKLIKGKYKSYGKYSHF